One genomic segment of Pseudomonas sp. p1(2021b) includes these proteins:
- the recF gene encoding DNA replication/repair protein RecF (All proteins in this family for which functions are known are DNA-binding proteins that assist the filamentation of RecA onto DNA for the initiation of recombination or recombinational repair.): MSLRRIMVTAVRNLHPVTLSPSPRINILYGANGSGKTSVLEAVHLLGLARSFRSTRLNPVIQYEQPTCTVFGEVQLVEGGTSSLGIARDRQGEFTIRIDGQNARSTAQLAELLPLQLINPDSFRLLEGAPKIRRQFLDWGVFHVEPRFMAAWQRLQKALRQRNSWLRHGTLDAASQAAWDRELCLASAEIDEYRRNYIKALKPVFERTLSELVELDGLTLSYYRGWDKDRELNEVLASSLLRDQQMGHTQAGPQRADLRLRLGANNAADILSRGQQKLVVCALRIAQGHLVSQARRGHCIYLVDDLPSELDEQHRRALCRLLEELHCQVFITCVDHELLREGWQTETPVALFHVEQGRITQTHDHRE; the protein is encoded by the coding sequence ATGTCCCTTCGACGTATCATGGTCACCGCGGTGCGCAATCTGCACCCGGTGACTCTCTCTCCCTCGCCCCGCATCAACATCCTCTACGGCGCCAACGGCAGCGGCAAGACCAGTGTGCTTGAGGCTGTGCACTTATTGGGATTGGCTCGGTCTTTCCGCAGCACACGCTTGAACCCTGTCATTCAATACGAGCAACCAACCTGCACGGTATTTGGCGAAGTTCAGCTTGTCGAAGGTGGCACCAGCAGCCTGGGCATTGCCAGGGATCGCCAGGGAGAATTCACTATCCGTATTGATGGGCAGAATGCGCGCAGTACGGCCCAGTTGGCCGAGTTGCTGCCGCTGCAGCTGATCAACCCGGATAGTTTTCGTCTGCTTGAAGGCGCCCCCAAGATTCGACGGCAGTTCCTGGATTGGGGAGTGTTCCACGTGGAACCTCGGTTCATGGCTGCCTGGCAGCGTCTGCAGAAGGCACTGCGGCAGCGGAACTCATGGTTGCGTCATGGTACACTTGACGCTGCTTCGCAAGCTGCCTGGGACCGGGAATTGTGCCTGGCCAGCGCGGAGATAGATGAATACCGTCGCAACTACATCAAGGCCTTGAAGCCTGTCTTCGAGCGAACCCTGAGCGAACTGGTGGAGCTGGACGGGTTGACCCTGAGCTACTACCGAGGCTGGGACAAGGACCGGGAACTCAACGAAGTACTCGCCTCTTCTCTTCTTCGGGATCAGCAGATGGGCCATACCCAGGCCGGCCCACAGCGTGCAGATTTGCGCCTTCGACTGGGTGCGAACAACGCCGCCGACATCCTCTCACGGGGCCAGCAGAAGCTTGTGGTGTGTGCCTTGCGGATTGCCCAAGGCCACCTCGTCAGCCAGGCTCGCCGCGGTCATTGTATTTATCTCGTGGATGACTTGCCGTCCGAGTTGGATGAGCAGCATCGCCGTGCGCTATGCCGCTTGCTGGAAGAATTACACTGCCAGGTTTTTATCACCTGTGTAGATCACGAATTACTGAGGGAAGGCTGGCAGACGGAAACGCCAGTTGCTTTGTTCCACGTGGAACAAGGCCGTATCACCCAGACCCACGACCATCGGGAGTGA
- the dnaN gene encoding DNA polymerase III subunit beta → MHFTIQREALLKPLQLVAGVVERRQTLPVLSNVLLVVQGQQLSLTGTDLEVELVGRVQLEEPAEPGEITVPARKLMDICKSLPNDVLIDIKVDEQKLLVKAGRSRFTLSTLPANDFPTVEEGPGSLTCNLEQSKLRRLIERTSFAMAQQDVRYYLNGMLLEVSTDTLRAVATDGHRLALCSMQAAIGQAERHQVIVPRKGILELARLLTDPEGMVSIVLGQHHIRATTGEFTFTSKLVDGKFPDYERVLPKGGDKLVIGDRQALREAFSRTAILSNEKYRGIRLQLASGQLKIQANNPEQEEAEEEISVDYNGSSLEIGFNVSYLLDVLGVMTTEQVRLILSDSNSSALLQEAGNDDSSYVVMPMRL, encoded by the coding sequence ATGCATTTCACCATTCAACGCGAAGCCCTGTTGAAACCCCTGCAACTGGTCGCAGGCGTCGTCGAGCGCCGCCAGACCTTGCCGGTCCTGTCCAACGTGCTGCTGGTCGTACAAGGCCAGCAACTGTCGTTGACCGGTACCGACCTGGAAGTCGAACTGGTTGGCCGCGTGCAACTGGAAGAGCCGGCGGAGCCTGGCGAGATCACTGTCCCGGCGCGCAAGCTGATGGACATCTGCAAGAGCCTGCCCAACGATGTCCTGATCGATATCAAGGTCGACGAGCAGAAGCTGTTGGTAAAAGCAGGCCGCAGTCGTTTTACCCTGTCGACCCTGCCGGCCAATGACTTCCCGACTGTCGAGGAAGGCCCAGGCTCGCTGACCTGCAACCTGGAGCAAAGCAAGCTGCGCCGTCTGATCGAGCGCACCAGCTTCGCCATGGCCCAACAGGACGTGCGCTATTACCTCAATGGTATGCTGCTGGAGGTGTCGACCGACACCCTGCGCGCCGTTGCCACCGATGGTCACCGCTTGGCGCTGTGCTCCATGCAGGCAGCGATCGGCCAGGCCGAACGTCACCAGGTCATCGTTCCACGCAAAGGTATCCTGGAGCTGGCGCGCCTGCTGACCGACCCGGAAGGCATGGTCAGCATCGTTTTGGGCCAGCATCACATTCGGGCGACTACCGGTGAGTTCACCTTCACGTCGAAGCTGGTCGATGGCAAGTTCCCGGACTACGAGCGTGTCCTGCCTAAAGGTGGCGACAAGCTGGTGATCGGTGATCGCCAGGCGTTGCGCGAAGCGTTCAGCCGCACCGCGATCCTGTCCAACGAAAAGTACCGCGGCATTCGCCTGCAGCTGGCTTCCGGCCAATTGAAGATCCAGGCCAACAACCCTGAGCAGGAAGAAGCGGAAGAAGAAATCAGCGTCGACTACAACGGCAGTTCGCTGGAGATCGGGTTCAACGTCAGCTACCTGCTGGACGTGCTGGGGGTCATGACCACGGAGCAGGTGCGCCTGATCCTGTCCGACTCCAACAGCAGCGCCCTGCTCCAGGAAGCCGGCAACGATGATTCTTCCTACGTCGTCATGCCGATGCGCCTGTAA